The Corvus moneduloides isolate bCorMon1 chromosome 20, bCorMon1.pri, whole genome shotgun sequence region TCAGGTCATAATGGCTGACATGAATGGCTAAACAGTTCTAACTGTGTATCATGGGTACATTCTAGGGAGCTGCATTAGCTACGCTTTACATTTCAGTTCTGGATATGGGCAGTAATTGTTGAATGGGATCTCAGTTGCACTAAAGACAGCAATAAAAGTTCTGAACCCCTCATTCTGCGTGGTTTCTATAATTAGTATTTGTTGTAATTTTCTCAATCCTGACAGCTAGTGATAACTGAGTTTATTCGTGCACAGTATCTTTTTCTCAATAAATAcaaaagtttcaaaataattttattttcagaaaataaaacatctggATACAGTGACACATCCAGTTTAGTGGCAGTAAGTCAGACTGTGTGTGTGGATGGGAGCATTCTCCATAGGGATGGCAGATGgtgtaaaactgaaaaatattattttaaaaaagttgcTCTTTTGGTGATGTATTGAAGTTTGCAGACTAGCTTTGCAAAAAAACCTAGCCTGAGCTAGGTAACTATCAAGAGTTCAGCTTTGTTGTATGTGGGTATCCTACTtttggccaggacagggttaattttttcagttctgcatgGTGCAACTTCCCCAATCTAGttactttcctttcttttaaataacaaatatagagggaaattaaaacaaagcaaaattttacCTTGTTTGGATTGTGCTTCCACTGTGAACTTCATTGTATCAATCATTGAATCAACATTTCATGTGCAAAACTTGCAGTGTATCTTAAGACATGCTAACCTAGTTGTGGAATGGGCGTTCTAACTCCCAGCTACCTTAGGTGCACCTCAAGCCTTCAGTAGGCATCAGTGGAAATCTGTCAGTCCTGTTAACGGGCCTATGAGCAATATTGTGCTAAAACATGGTGTTATGCGTGATTGGTTGTTTGACTGGCTGTTgttcaaaagaacagaaaaagaaaagcagcttcttcTGTGTTTTGGTGGTAAAGAGACAAAGGAATGGCTTGGCTCCTCGTGTAACCTCCACACTCTTATCTAGCAGTGCATGTAAGTGCACATTTAGCCCCTGAAAGATCATTGACTTAGAAACTAGACTAGAGAATTAAGTGAAAGCTCCTAGCTGAGAAaactttaaaagtaattttctgagAGTACATCTTCCACATTTTCAGGAAGTGTCCAGTCCTCTTCTTAACTCTGTACTGTTCTGTTTGAAAATCATATCCAGGTCACCCTATCTCTTTTCCTCACTTAGCGTAGAAATAAAACGTCATGAGAATCAGACCCCAGGTTAAAAAACAGTGTGCAGTCCAATGTAATAAAGTGTGCCATCTGTGCTGAGCCTTAAATACTGTCATGTAGGTGCAAATTCTGCTATGTACATCTCTGTTCCATTGAAATCAGTTGGAGGCTGACACTAGTATCTAGAAAGATCTGAATCCAGCCCTAGGAGAGTTTTGTGTTTAGGCTGCCTTATTGTAATCTAATAGTAATTAACAAATTCTTAGCAAGATCTCAGACCGTAGTTACCGGAAGTTGACTAGGATATGCATCCAAAGTAATGGAAGTTGTAGTATCTCAAGTACACTCTCCAGCATATAACAAGataaaacagttaaaaaaaaaaaaatctacaaagtGTGTTAATGTTATTGTCTGCTGTTCCTGGTTAATTTTGGATGAATGTAAACAGATGCATGATAAACAGCCGACAAGttccaagaaaatatttttattgatttgtCTTGATCGTGGGTTTTCTGTATTGTATATGAGATAATTTTAGAtagatatgtatatatttatatttgagAGAATAGTTTGTTATGATCACATCACCGGTTCGCTCCATAATTCCTGTGTATGAAGAccagaaacaaattaatttgttaGAAGTATACACCCTgtgtctttccttttctgttacgttttgttgtttttataaTTATGTACAGTGTAAAATATTTGGTATCTATCTTCAGTCTTTCTGTCAAAAGGAAGCTTGTTTGGATTGAGATTATAAGAATTTTTGATTATATTTATAATGGCacattacagatttttttctttagtaataAATTTTTTGGCCCATCTCATAGGTGGATAACTGTCCAGAATCAATTAAACCGTTTTTGTGGACTGTGTGTTGGGGAATTTTTCTCTATGACTTGTAGCTGCTGCTTCTTGGAAGCTACATTTTTTTTAGCTGCAGTAAGCGTGTGTCCgtgaagcattttcttctttcttcagtcACACAGATGAAAATCACATAGTTCCTCATGGTTTAACGTGccctcccgcccccccccccaaaaaaccaaatccagcccaaccagccaaaaaaacccagtcaaacaaacaaaacccaaaacctcctaCTAAACCCACAAAAAGGTTCCTGACTGATTTTTCTGGAATTATGTTGACAGGCATTATGAGGAGAATTTAtgcttttcccagaagaaaGCTATTCTTACGGGGGTTACAGATTATAATACAGCTGTAATGTCCTAGGATTGGATTTACTTTATGTGTTGCTTGAACAATACGTTTTCATAATGGAATTTCTTTCTGCggcaaatagaaaaaaaaatgcagagcgTTACTCTGCAATCTCAGCCAATTTCTCCACTATTACATGGAGTCTTCTGTTTATCACCATCACACAGTGGATGGTGATACCTTTATCTAACAAAAGATAACACCTCCTAGGTGCTTGGGGCCCATTAAGGGCGAGTGTGTGAAGATTGATGTGAGTTCTGTGTTGCCAATGCTTCATTTGCAGGCTTGGCTCTTGGGGTTAGGTAATTGTTCCCTTCTTATATTGGGGTCACTTGCATGAGGAAGGCCTGTTCTTGGCAGGTGTTTCTGGATATTCTTCTcacttttgctgctgtttgaatTTTAGTTGTCATGTGTGTTGTCTGTTCTGACAGAGTGTAGACCTGGATGACCACCAGAAACCTGAATTTAGAAGAGTTTTTAGTTCTTCCATCATTGAAAATGGGCATCGATCTTCATCATCAGGTACGAACAGGGCATGAAACGAAGCAGCACTACTTGTAAAATACCTGATCCTGGCAGTCATAGAGCAGGTCTCGCATTTTGGAAGGGTTAGAATCTGCTATAGTTTCAGAATAAATGTTGTCCTGTGGCACCAATACTTTATTTCCTAATTAGGAGTTTAACTTTTAAACTTTGGCTTTACTGTTAAACATGTACTATGGTGTTTCATAAATTAGAGGCTATTACTGTCGCATTAACTTGGGAGACGAGCGATAAGGCCTGCTATGCTGGGTTCCATTGCAGTCTCGCATCCCAAAACATCTTGCAAGTCACCCGTCCACTTCCATCATCCTTTGGTGGAGGAAGGACTTAACATCTCCACTTTAGAGAAAGTCATACAGTGTTTCATAAAAccatgaaaagaacaaaaatgccAGGGCAGGAGATTGGAAGTGAGGGCTgcacagaggaagagaagctTACCGAATGCAAATGCTAGTGTATTAATGATCTGAAGACATTGTTCCTGCTGCCATTCACGTAGAGCAAGTGCGATCGCTGTGAGGATCGCTTGCGCTAGGGTTGCTCCTGCTACATAAGTGGTACTGTGATTCACGGGGGAGTAATTCCAATGACTTGTAAAATAAAGTTGTTGCATGGACATTGGTTTGTAACTTTGTTACAAATCTGCAAAcaaatttccttcctctctcctgctttttatTCAGGTCAGGCAAAAGCCGCCCATGAGCTGACCTCTTTTCATATGTCAGAATCTTCTTCCCCTGAAGCCCATGCCCCTGCAGTCACCTTACAGATGCCCCACCTTCCCGTTACTGCAGTAACCAGGACATCTGAGAAGTTTTCAGGAGAGAACATCTGTTCAGCAGGAACAATTAATACATCTTCTTGCCTGCTGGGACAGGGCAAGAGCACAAATACAATGGGAGTAAAACCTTCCAACCAGCCAGgtaaaagagacaaaaataactTGCTGAAGCTGCATGCCATTTCCTTTCTTCAACTGGTGCTATCAGTATTGTCCCATGACCTAGTGGTAATTATGAAACGTTGCTTCTATGGCTATATATCCCATTGCGGGACACTTCAATTTGGAATACTGTGGGTCCTAGCTGGAACTTTCAGCTGTTATGTCACATCTGCAGAGAATTTTTGCTGCCTAATGTAGTTGAGTTTTTAGTGAAGCATATCTTATAGCACAGTTACTGAATTCAATAAGTTACTGAATCTCTTAAACATGCCCAgctattttaatgaaatttgtAGACATTTTTACTGCTCTGAGACTGGAGGCCCTGTGAGAAGTTAGgttgagtttaaaaaaaaagtcatactGAAGTCATTCATCCTTGGCTGTGATACTTACAAATTggactatatatatatacacacacacagaggtcaGAAATTATAGAAGGAGACCAGATGGGATTGCCAGCAAGAGATAGGGATTATTTGCAGATTCTTTCGATTTTATCTTACTAAAGCTGAGAATGTCACAAATgcttcctttgtctttttttttttgtgctgataCAGTGAAGGACTGGAATTCAGTTACAATGAGAACAGTGGATTCATCTGCCACTGGAGGTGAGTGTTCCTATCAGCATGCCCTTATGCAACAAAATTGAGAGTGATTCCATGCTCTTTGGGGGATTCAGATCTGAGCACGTAGTTTTGATTTGTAGTACTAAATGGTAATACTAAAATTGCTAACAAGTCTGTATGCAGACTCATAGAATCATGAAAACTTGTTCTACTCCATCAGATTCTCAATCAGTTCAGTGAGGGGTTCTTACCCTTATTTGCACAGTGATGTACATGTGTACTGTTAGGCAATCTCTGCAGTGGAAACCATAGGTGCCAGAAAAGTGTGGCAGGCAGACAGCTTGAGCAGTGAAGATTTCAGCTGATTGAGTGAAAACTGTGACTATACACAAGGTAGTGGCAATTGGAAAGTGGTGTGCCCACCCATGTGTTTTGAAGCAAATGACTTTGAGTAAGACAGAAGTAAGGAGTCTCCTTTGTAATATGAATGCGTCAAAGGACAAAATGTGTCACTCCACTTTTGCATTTATAGAGCATAGCTGGAGTCCAGAGCTGAGCTCTAAGAGGCAAAGCACAAAAGGTAGACACTCAGGAATGGAGGAAGGAAGATGCAAAATCGGTTTTAAGCCACATTTGCAACTTGGAGTCTGTTCTAGTTTACAAACTAAAATATCTTCCTGGCAGTAATTAGGTCATTTAAATTATGCACTCAGTTATGTTAAACTCCTCAGGGCTTGTCTGCTAGAATGACTTTTGCAGGCaccactttttcttttaactgaagTGTCTGTGGCAGCGTGCCCTCCTCTGAGGTCTGCACAAGGGCCTGAAGTGATCTGACCTTCCGAGTGCGGTTTTATCAAAGATATCCTCTCAGAGTCCTTTCTGGTATGCTTACACTATCCTTGCTGCAGTGCAACAATTTTACAGAGGAATTGAACCGCTGGGGAAAATCCTTCCCCAGCTTGTTAGCTCATATGGAAGTTAGAGGCCTGTAGCTTTACAGTGTAACGAGTAAAAATCAACGCGTGTCTATCCATCAGGAAAGCACGAGGAAAGTTTCTATTTGAAAGCACACGAGGAAAGTTTCTGCAGTAATGtgtcttttatgtttttatatagaGAATGCTACTTCTGCCACCAAGTCTGTCTCAACTGTGGACTATGGGCTGCGTAGTGGAACCAAAACTGGTGAAAGGTATGCATTCCTCATGACATTTTGTTAGGCCATTGTGGTCAATATAGTCTCAAGGGACAGGTGTTCTGCTGACTTGGAAAACAGGTGAGTCCCAGATGCTGTATTTTAAGCATTGAATGTATAATTGTACATTAATCTAGTTGCCCCATAATCTCTTACATTAACCTAGGGAGttcatttaatgtattttggtCCGTCGACATGTAAATG contains the following coding sequences:
- the LOC116453969 gene encoding smoothelin-like protein 2, with translation QSVDLDDHQKPEFRRVFSSSIIENGHRSSSSGQAKAAHELTSFHMSESSSPEAHAPAVTLQMPHLPVTAVTRTSEKFSGENICSAGTINTSSCLLGQGKSTNTMGVKPSNQPVKDWNSVTMRTVDSSATGENATSATKSVSTVDYGLRSGTKTGESAIDSYCDVTVTPSSHSPPPTVRRQVERRRELVRSQTLPRTIGTQARKALFEKFERDDGKGKGESRAKLKRSLSFGVASASSIKQILLDWCRSKTIGYKHMISRTSPQAGMMDGILCSCSFFLS